One genomic segment of Sanyastnella coralliicola includes these proteins:
- a CDS encoding M43 family zinc metalloprotease: MRSILATLCCLVVWGTYAQDDQLDCGSQGLHEEMLEQDPVYHRSFFALEQRLLQMHNNPDPSRNDEIYTIPVVIHILHEGEAIGQGSNISEEQIMSAMTALNEDFRKIAGSNGDGDGVDVGIEFCLASRDPDGNSTTGINRVDASVVADYAEEGIQATGASGADEETVKELSVWPREDYMNVWVVNEIEDNDALNGIQGFAYFPINSVRDGIVVLHNAFGTTGNIKPNTALNRTFTHEVGHYLGLYHTFHNTTDCEPEISCSTQGDRVCDTPPTPLGGSCNSPACSGTQQVENYMDYTSESCRNMFSAGQKERMRNTLLADRVSLLDSFGCVPVSALDAGVTAIANPVGSSCSPSIEPVVFLTNFGSTELTSCEINYSIDNGTAFTYDWTGSLASGASVEVTLGSMTAGVGDHVFAAWSDDPNNGNDENSGNNESTSDFSISDAGGVTLEVTVDFFGSETTWAVLDEGGNTVAEGGPYVNNQQGTTFTENICISGGCYSLWMFDTYGDGMGFTQGSYVMFDAEGNELLSGGDDFGLEIEHPFCIEDVVVEEPPVASFNATNNDGCGVVYANFFDTSSGSPTSWSWSFPGGSPSSSTAQNPSNISYDSPGTYNVSLTVSNAAGSDAHTLNGLVSVGDGPDISLTLIEPSCFNTNDGSISTNVSGDGPFTYDWSTGHSGTSISALNGGSYSVTITDANGCSAIAEADLDTPAQIFVNINKVDITCNGDDDGIAEALASGGSGSLSYEWSTGAQSSAINGLGQGVYAVTVTDDNGCEATANTSIQEPQVLEVNLIDNDISCDGALGTAVVNPSGGTAPYSISWSNGDSDENTEGLNEGDYDVTITDANGCAQEDNFEITASASLNVNLTVTEISCNGMTDGAAVVEVSGGTGNYTYAWSTGHSWTGISGRGPGTYSITVTDDEGCDGYAEFTLEEPEVLEVSVFKSDISCHGLSDGSATATAIGGTGPYNYLWSDDQTGPVAEHLEAGALVIDVEDSRGCQTSEDLTIVEPSAISGSALMVTMETCEGNNGSAIINPMGGTGDLEILWSNGSTGNLLDNAAAGIYTVQVFDDNGCSLNSEVTIPYDCLDAPEATQLDNQSCDAFDLTLDNTISCDPVAGASMYNWRFINVAAGIFTEEYTTGNNPHFELSNVTNLGYAMSVDVSVRVMNEAEVWSEWGASCPINMAEEIPHTAITESDCSLGNILVGSIISAEYVTGAEMYEWKFVSDNEEIIFESFLNQLTLTEVSGLTEGITYDIQVRTMIGELWSAWGSTCALMYGNDNSMLEHGNGDLSMVVWPNPSNGEKISVFFRNLPGGSPVIELGVYDGSGKLIENNTLSNNTPARELTYHFNEKLSAGIYFLQIRLHDQVFEEKLIIK; the protein is encoded by the coding sequence ATGCGATCAATTCTCGCCACCCTATGCTGTTTGGTTGTTTGGGGGACTTACGCCCAAGACGATCAACTTGATTGTGGTTCACAGGGGCTTCACGAAGAAATGTTGGAGCAGGATCCTGTGTATCACCGATCTTTCTTTGCGTTGGAGCAACGTCTGCTTCAGATGCATAATAATCCCGACCCGTCACGTAATGATGAGATCTACACAATCCCTGTTGTGATTCACATTCTTCATGAAGGTGAAGCGATTGGTCAAGGGAGTAACATTTCCGAGGAACAGATTATGAGTGCCATGACGGCGCTGAATGAAGACTTCCGCAAAATTGCTGGATCCAACGGAGACGGTGATGGTGTGGATGTTGGCATTGAGTTTTGTCTTGCGAGTCGTGATCCTGACGGTAACTCTACCACAGGGATCAACCGTGTAGACGCTTCTGTTGTTGCTGACTACGCTGAAGAGGGGATTCAAGCCACTGGAGCCAGCGGAGCAGATGAAGAAACAGTGAAGGAACTTTCTGTTTGGCCTCGTGAAGATTACATGAACGTTTGGGTCGTGAATGAAATTGAAGATAACGATGCTTTGAATGGAATTCAGGGCTTTGCTTATTTCCCAATCAACAGTGTTCGTGATGGAATTGTGGTCTTACACAATGCCTTCGGAACGACCGGTAACATCAAGCCGAACACTGCTTTGAATAGAACATTTACCCATGAGGTAGGACACTACCTAGGGTTGTACCATACTTTCCATAACACTACCGATTGTGAACCTGAGATCAGCTGCAGCACGCAAGGTGATCGCGTTTGTGATACTCCTCCAACACCGCTTGGAGGTAGTTGTAATAGTCCGGCCTGTAGCGGCACGCAACAAGTAGAGAACTACATGGATTACACGTCAGAAAGCTGCCGTAACATGTTTAGTGCTGGACAAAAAGAACGCATGCGCAACACCTTGCTTGCTGACCGCGTCTCATTGCTTGATTCATTTGGATGTGTTCCGGTATCTGCCTTAGATGCTGGAGTTACTGCGATTGCCAATCCTGTGGGGAGCAGTTGTTCACCATCCATCGAACCAGTGGTATTCTTGACCAACTTCGGTAGCACTGAGCTGACGAGTTGCGAAATCAACTACAGCATCGATAACGGAACGGCCTTCACTTATGATTGGACTGGTTCACTTGCCTCAGGAGCATCTGTAGAAGTGACGCTAGGTTCCATGACTGCCGGTGTGGGCGATCACGTGTTCGCTGCTTGGTCTGATGATCCGAACAACGGGAACGACGAAAACAGCGGGAACAACGAATCAACCAGCGACTTCAGTATCTCAGATGCTGGCGGCGTTACCCTTGAAGTGACCGTTGACTTCTTCGGATCGGAAACCACTTGGGCCGTGCTTGACGAAGGTGGCAACACCGTTGCCGAAGGTGGTCCGTACGTGAACAATCAGCAAGGAACTACATTCACTGAAAACATCTGTATTTCAGGAGGCTGTTACTCGCTTTGGATGTTTGATACCTATGGTGACGGAATGGGCTTTACTCAAGGTTCATACGTCATGTTTGATGCTGAAGGAAACGAACTGCTCTCTGGTGGTGATGACTTCGGTCTCGAGATAGAACACCCATTCTGTATCGAAGATGTGGTGGTTGAAGAGCCACCAGTTGCCAGCTTCAACGCGACCAACAACGATGGTTGTGGGGTGGTTTACGCTAACTTCTTTGACACAAGCTCGGGTTCACCAACGTCTTGGTCTTGGAGCTTCCCAGGAGGAAGTCCTTCAAGTTCAACTGCGCAAAACCCGTCGAACATTTCATACGATTCACCTGGAACCTACAACGTCAGTCTAACGGTGTCAAACGCTGCAGGTTCAGATGCCCATACACTTAACGGACTTGTTTCTGTAGGTGATGGTCCAGACATCTCATTGACCTTGATTGAACCTTCTTGTTTCAACACCAACGATGGTTCTATCAGCACGAATGTCTCTGGTGATGGTCCTTTCACTTATGATTGGAGTACCGGTCATTCAGGAACTTCGATTAGTGCCTTGAATGGTGGTTCTTACTCCGTGACGATTACTGATGCCAATGGCTGTAGCGCTATCGCGGAAGCGGATTTGGATACACCAGCACAGATTTTCGTGAACATCAACAAGGTCGACATCACCTGTAACGGTGATGATGACGGAATCGCAGAGGCCCTCGCCTCAGGAGGAAGCGGAAGCCTTTCCTATGAATGGAGCACAGGTGCTCAATCAAGCGCGATTAACGGACTAGGTCAAGGAGTATATGCTGTGACTGTTACAGACGATAATGGCTGTGAAGCAACGGCAAACACTTCTATTCAGGAACCACAAGTGCTTGAAGTAAACCTCATCGACAATGACATTTCATGTGATGGGGCACTTGGTACGGCAGTTGTAAATCCTTCAGGTGGGACCGCTCCTTACAGCATCTCTTGGAGTAACGGTGATTCAGACGAAAACACCGAAGGTCTGAACGAAGGTGACTATGACGTTACCATCACTGACGCCAACGGATGTGCTCAAGAAGATAACTTTGAAATCACTGCTTCAGCTAGCTTGAACGTCAACCTTACCGTAACAGAAATCTCTTGTAACGGAATGACTGACGGTGCTGCCGTAGTCGAAGTATCTGGAGGAACAGGAAACTACACTTACGCTTGGAGCACTGGCCACAGCTGGACAGGCATCAGCGGACGAGGTCCTGGTACCTACTCTATTACTGTTACGGACGATGAAGGATGTGACGGTTACGCAGAATTCACTTTAGAAGAACCTGAAGTACTAGAAGTGTCGGTATTCAAATCTGACATATCATGTCACGGTTTGAGCGATGGTTCAGCGACAGCCACGGCCATTGGAGGAACGGGGCCATACAACTACCTATGGTCTGACGACCAGACAGGTCCGGTAGCAGAACACCTTGAAGCAGGTGCCCTAGTCATTGATGTAGAAGATAGCCGCGGCTGTCAAACTTCAGAAGATCTGACAATAGTCGAACCGTCAGCCATCAGCGGAAGCGCTTTGATGGTCACGATGGAAACATGTGAAGGAAACAACGGTAGCGCTATCATCAACCCAATGGGAGGAACCGGCGACCTTGAAATTCTTTGGTCAAACGGAAGCACAGGCAACTTACTTGATAATGCAGCGGCTGGAATCTACACGGTTCAAGTATTTGACGACAATGGATGTAGCTTGAATTCGGAGGTGACCATTCCTTATGACTGTTTGGACGCTCCAGAAGCGACTCAGCTTGACAATCAATCGTGTGATGCTTTTGATCTGACATTGGACAACACCATTAGTTGTGACCCAGTAGCAGGTGCATCAATGTATAACTGGAGATTCATCAATGTTGCAGCAGGCATCTTCACCGAAGAATACACCACAGGAAACAACCCACATTTCGAACTAAGCAACGTGACCAACCTTGGATACGCCATGAGCGTTGACGTGAGCGTACGTGTCATGAATGAAGCTGAAGTATGGTCTGAATGGGGAGCTTCTTGTCCGATCAACATGGCGGAAGAAATTCCACACACTGCGATCACAGAAAGCGATTGTTCGCTGGGTAACATTTTAGTTGGAAGCATTATTTCAGCTGAGTACGTTACAGGCGCAGAGATGTATGAATGGAAATTCGTCTCAGATAACGAAGAGATCATCTTCGAAAGCTTCCTCAATCAGTTGACGCTGACAGAGGTAAGTGGATTGACTGAAGGAATCACATATGACATTCAAGTTCGCACGATGATAGGCGAGCTATGGAGTGCATGGGGAAGCACTTGTGCCCTCATGTATGGTAATGATAATAGTATGTTGGAGCACGGAAATGGCGACCTATCCATGGTTGTATGGCCTAATCCAAGTAACGGAGAAAAAATTTCTGTCTTTTTCCGGAACCTTCCTGGAGGTTCACCCGTAATAGAACTCGGAGTTTACGATGGAAGTGGTAAGCTCATTGAAAACAACACACTATCTAATAACACTCCCGCGAGGGAGCTTACCTACCACTTCAACGAGAAACTCTCTGCCGGAATTTACTTCCTGCAGATCCGTCTCCATGACCAAGTCTTTGAAGAGAAGTTGATTATTAAATGA
- a CDS encoding SRPBCC family protein: MKFLKALLLIVGLLFGVYAILCALGPSSFDTSQTTVIDASPSSIYAEISDFKQWPNWSPWEGIDETMVTTYDGADAGVGAQMNWTSAKAGNGGMEIIEAVENTSIKNTLSFADAEGNSMGAGHTNWTLKEVEGGTEVTWDMVGFDLPFLIRGMIMIGGQSVEEDYKKGLAQLKTYVESKPKFAPMSEEMSDVWVISVQRDNVTEEDLANGAVHGPAYGMIATFMAESEMAQAGMPICISRRYEDGVMDLSMSIPVADSVEVPEGMIMEKIPGGKCLSTIHKGPYEGIASTWEMMEAYMKENPQEMRYFPYEVYVNDPSTVAPEDIETKIVYPVEG; the protein is encoded by the coding sequence ATGAAATTTCTAAAAGCACTATTGCTCATCGTAGGGCTTTTGTTTGGAGTGTACGCTATCCTGTGTGCGCTTGGACCAAGCTCTTTCGACACATCACAAACTACGGTGATCGACGCATCACCATCTAGCATTTACGCAGAGATCTCTGATTTCAAACAATGGCCAAATTGGAGCCCTTGGGAAGGAATCGACGAAACCATGGTGACTACTTACGACGGTGCAGACGCCGGAGTAGGAGCACAGATGAACTGGACTTCAGCTAAAGCCGGAAACGGTGGGATGGAAATCATCGAAGCTGTAGAAAACACCAGCATCAAAAATACATTGAGCTTCGCTGACGCGGAAGGAAATTCTATGGGTGCTGGTCACACCAACTGGACACTCAAAGAAGTAGAAGGTGGAACAGAAGTAACATGGGATATGGTTGGATTCGACCTACCATTCCTTATCCGTGGTATGATTATGATTGGTGGACAATCTGTCGAGGAAGATTACAAGAAAGGGCTAGCCCAGCTAAAGACCTACGTAGAGTCTAAGCCTAAATTCGCTCCAATGTCAGAGGAGATGTCTGACGTATGGGTGATTTCTGTTCAGCGCGACAACGTCACTGAAGAAGATCTTGCCAATGGCGCAGTTCACGGACCAGCTTACGGCATGATTGCTACGTTCATGGCAGAAAGTGAAATGGCTCAAGCAGGAATGCCAATCTGTATCTCTCGTCGTTACGAAGACGGAGTGATGGACCTTTCAATGTCAATCCCTGTCGCGGATAGCGTTGAAGTACCAGAAGGTATGATCATGGAGAAGATTCCAGGAGGAAAATGTTTGTCTACGATCCACAAAGGACCTTACGAAGGCATTGCTTCAACTTGGGAGATGATGGAAGCATACATGAAAGAGAACCCTCAAGAGATGCGGTACTTCCCTTACGAAGTATACGTGAACGATCCCTCTACTGTAGCACCTGAAGACATCGAGACTAAGATCGTCTATCCAGTAGAAGGTTAA